A region from the Eptesicus fuscus isolate TK198812 chromosome 1, DD_ASM_mEF_20220401, whole genome shotgun sequence genome encodes:
- the PLXNA3 gene encoding plexin-A3, which translates to MPAVCLLPLLLLAMGGALGGSRPFTAFSVTDTTLTHLAVHRVTGEVFVGAVNRVFKLAPNLTELRAHVTGPVEDNARCYPPPSMRVCTHRLAPVDNVNKLLLIDYAARRLVACGSIWQGICQFLRLDDLFKLGEPHHRKEHYLSGAQEPDSMAGVIVEQGQGPSKLFVGTAVDGKSEYFPTLSSRKLISDEDSADMFSLVYQDEFVSSQIKIPSDTLSLYPAFDIYYIYGFVSASFVYFLTLQLDTQQTLLDAAGEKFFTSKIVRMCAGDSEFYSYVEFPIGCSWRGVEYRLVQSAHLAKPGLLLAQALGVPADEDVLFTIFSQGQKNRASPPRQTVLCLFTLSTINAHIRRRIQSCYRGEGTLALPWLLNKELPCINTPMQINGNFCGLVLNQPLGGLHVIEGLPLLADSTDGMASVAAYTYHQHSVVFIGTRSGSLKKVRVDGSQDAHLYETVPVVDGSPILRDLLFSPDHRHIYLLSEKQVSQLPVETCEQYSSCAACLGSRDPHCGWCVLQHRCCREGACPGASAPHGFAEELSKCVQVRVRPNNVSVTSPGVQLTVAMRNVPDLSAGVSCAFEEVAENEAILLPSGELRCPSPSLQELRALTRGHGATRTVRLQLLSKETGVRFAGTDFVFYNCSVHQSCMSCVGSPYPCHWCKYRHVCTSHPHECSFQEGRVHSPEGCPEILPSGDLLIPVGVMQPLTLRAKNLPQPQSGQKNYECVVRVQGRQQRVPAVRFNSSSVQCQNASYSYEGDEYGDIELDFSVVWDGDFPIDKPATFRAILYKCWAQRPSCGLCLKADPRFSCGWCVSEHRCQLRAHCPAPKTNWMHPSQKGTRCSHPRITQIHPLMGPKEGGTRVTIEGENLGLTYREVGLRVAGVRCNSIPAEYISAERIVCEMEESLVPSPPPGPVELCVGDCSADFRTQSEQLYSFVTPTFDRVRPIRGPASGGTRLTISGSSLDAGSTVTVIVRDGECQFVRRDAEAIVCISPVSTLGPSQAPITLAIDRANISSPGVLYTYTQDPTVTRLEPTWSIINGSTAITVSGTHLLTVQEPRVRAKYRGIETTNTCQVINDTAMLCKAPGIFPGRPQPRAQGEHPDEFGFLLDHVQTARSLNRSSFTYYPDPSFEPLGPSGVLDVKPGSHVVLKGKNLIPAAAGSSRLNYTVLIGGQPCALTVSDTQLLCDSPSQTGRQPVMVLVGGLEFWLGTLHITAERALTLPAMVGLAAGGGLLLLAITAVLVAYKRKTQDADRTLKRLQLQMDNLESRVALECKEAFAELQTDINELTNHMDVVQIPFLDYRTYAVRVLFPGIEAHPVLKELDTPPNVEKALRLFGQLLHSRAFVLTFIHTLEAQSSFSMRDRGTVASLTMVALQSRLDYATGLLKQLLADLIEKNLESKNHPKLLLRRTESVAEKMLTNWFTFLLHKFLKECAGEPLFLLYCAIKQQMEKGPIDAITGEARYSLSEDKLIRQQIDYKTLTLYCVCPESEGSAQVPVKVLNCDSITQAKDKLLDAVYKGIPYSQRPKAEDMDLEWRQGRMARIILQDEDVTTKIECDWKRVNSLAHYQVTDGSLVALVPKQVSAYNMANSFTFTRSLSRYESLLRTASSPDSLRSRAPMITPDQETGTKLWHLVKNHDHADHREGDRGSKMVSEIYLTRLLATKGTLQKFVDDLFETVFSTAHRGSALPLAIKYMFDFLDEQADQRQISDPDVRHTWKSNCLPLRFWVNVIKNPQFVFDIHKSSITDACLSVVAQTFMDSCSTSEHRLGKDSPSNKLLYAKDIPNYKSWVERYYRDIAKMASISDQDMDAYLVEQSRLHASDFSVLSALSELYFYVTKYHQEVLTALDRDASCRKHKLRQKLEQIISLMSSNS; encoded by the exons ATGCCCGCCGTCTGCCTCCTCCCGCTGCTCCTCCTTGCCATGGGGGGGGCCCTGGGCGGCAGCAGGCCCTTCACTGCCTTCTCAGTGACAGACACCACCCTCACCCACCTGGCTGTGCACCGGGTGACCGGGGAGGTGTTTGTGGGGGCAGTGAACCGGGTCTTCAAGCTGGCCCCCAACCTGACCGAGCTGCGGGCCCACGTCACGGGGCCCGTCGAGGACAACGCTCGCTGCTACCCACCCCCCAGTATGCGTGTGTGCACCCACCGCCTGGCGCCCGTGGACAACGTGAACAAGCTGCTTCTCATAGACTACGCTGCCCGCCGCTTGGTGGCCTGCGGCAGCATCTGGCAAGGCATCTGCCAGTTTCTGCGCCTGGATGACCTCTTCAAGCTGGGCGAGCCCCACCACCGCAAGGAGCACTACCTCTCGGGGGCCCAGGAGCCCGACTCCATGGCCGGGGTCATCGtggagcagggccaggggccCAGCAAGCTGTTCGTGGGCACCGCCGTGGACGGCAAGTCCGAGTACTTCCCCACCCTGAGCTCCCGCAAGCTCATCAGCGACGAGGACAGTGCCGACATGTTTAGTCTG GTGTACCAGGATGAGTTCGTCTCCTCGCAGATCAAGATCCCCTCGGACACCCTGTCCTTGTACCCGGCCTTTGACATCTATTACATCTACGGCTTCGTGAGCGCCTCCTTCGTGTACTTCCTGACGCTGCAGCTGGACACCCAGCAGACGCTGCTGGACGCAGCGGGCGAGAAGTTCTTCACGTCCAAGATCGTGCGCATGTGCGCCGGGGACTCGGAGTTCTACTCCTACGTGGAGTTTCCCATCGGCTGCTCCTGGCGCGGCGTGGAGTACCGCCTGGTGCAGAGCGCGCACCTGGCCAAGCCGGgcctgctgctggcccaggccctgggcgtGCCGGCTGACGAGGACGTCCTCTTCACCATCTTCTCCCAGGGCCAGAAGAACCGGGCCAGCCCGCCCCGGCAGACCGTGCTCTGCCTCTTCACCCTCAGCACCATCAATGCTCACATCCGGCGCCGCATCCAGTCCTGCTATCGGGGGGAGGgcaccctggccctgccctggctgctcaACAAGGAGCTGCCCTGCATCAACACC CCCATGCAGATAAATGGGAATTTCTGCGGGCTGGTGTTGAACCAGCCGCTGGGTGGCCTGCACGTGATCGAGGGGCTTCCCCTGCTGGCGGACAGCACTGATGGCATGGCTAGCGTGGCCGCCTACACCTACCACCAGCACTCCGTGGTCTTCATTGGCACGCGCAGTGGCAGTCTGAAGAAG GTCCGAGTTGATGGCTCCCAGGACGCCCACCTGTACGAGACCGTGCCCGTGGTGGACGGCAGCCCCATACTCCGAGACCTGCTCTTCAGCCCCGACCACCGGCACATCTACCTCCTGAGTGAGAAGCAG GTGAGCCAGCTCCCAGTGGAGACGTGCGAGCAGTACTCGAGCTGCGCAGCCTGCCTGGGCTCCAGGGACCCGCACTGTGGCTGGTGTGTGCTGCAGCACAG ATGCTGTCGAGAAGGGGCCTGTCCGGGCGCCTCAGCCCCGCACGGCTTTGCAGAAGAGCTGAGCAAGTGTGTCCAGGTGCGGGTCCGGCCCAACAACGTGTCAGTGACATCGCCCGGGGTGCAG CTGACCGTGGCCATGCGCAACGTGCCAGACCTCAGCGCAGGCGTGAGCTGTGCCTTCGAGGAGGTGGCGGAGAACGAGGCCATCCTGCTGCCCTCCGGGGAGTTGCGCTGCCCCTCGCCCTCTCTCCAGGAACTCCGGGCTCTCACCAGGGGCCATG GGGCCACGCGCACTGTGCGGCTGCAGCTGCTCTCCAAGGAGACGGGTGTGCGGTTCGCCGGGACCGACTTTGTCTTTTACAACTGCAGCGTCCATCAGTC gtGCATGTCCTGCGTTGGCAGCCCTTACCCCTGCCACTGGTGTAAGTACCGCCACGTGTGTACCAGCCACCCCCACGAGTGCTCCTTCCAGGAGGGCAGGGTCCACAGCCCCGAG ggctgccctgagatcctgcccaGCGGGGACCTCCTGATCCCAGTGGGTGTCATGCAACCCCTTACCCTGCGGGCCAAGAACCTGCCGCAGCCGCAGTCCGGCCAGAAGAACTACGAGTGCGTGGTCCGGGTCCAGGGGCGGCAGCAGCGCGTGCCCGCCGTGCGCTTCAACAGCAGCAGCGTGCAGTGCCAGAACGCCTCG TACTCCTATGAAGGTGACGAGTATGGTGACATCGAGCTGGACTTCTCTGTGGTCTGGGATGGAGATTTCCCTATCGACAAGCCTGCCACCTTCCGAG CTATCCTGTATAAATGCTGGGCACAGCGACCCAGCTGCGGCCTCTGCCTCAAGGCCGACCCCCGCTTCAGCTGTGGCTGGTGCGTCTCGGAGCACAGGTGCCAGCTGCGTGCGCACTGTCCGGCCCCCAAGACCAACTGGATGCACCCGAGCCAGAAGGGCACACGCTGTAGCCACCCCCGCATCACCCAG ATTCACCCACTCATGGGGCCCAAGGAGGGAGGCACCCGAGTCACCATCGAGGGAGAGAACCTAGGTCTCACCTACCGAGAGGTAGGCCTTCGGGTGGCCGGCGTGCGTTGCAATTCCATTCCCGCCGAGTACATCAGCGCCGAGAG GATCGTGTGCGAGATGGAGGAGTCGCTGGTGCCCAGCCCACCGCCGGGGCCCGTGGAGCTGTGTGTAGGCGACTGTTCTGCTGACTTCCGCACGCAATCAGAGCAGCTCTACAGCTTTGTG ACGCCGACATTCGACCGTGTGCGTCCCATTCGGGGCCCGGCTTCTGGGGGCACGAGGCTCACCATCTCGGGAAGTTCTCTAGACGCCGGCAGCACCGTCACCGTGATCGTGAGGGATGGCGAGTGCCAGTTTGTGAG GAGGGATGCCGAAGCCATCGTGTGTATCTCGCCTGTGTCcaccctgggccccagccaggcccccatCACCCTGGCCATTGACCGTGCTAACATCTCCAGCCCCGGAGTTCTCTACACCTACACCCAGGACCCTACTGTCACTCGCCTTGAGCCCACCTGGAGTATAATCAA cgGAAGCACTGCCATCACTGTCAGTGGGACCCACCTGCTGACAGTCCAAGAGCCCCGGGTCCGGGCCAAGTACCGAGGCATCGAGACCACCAAT ACGTGCCAGGTTATCAACGACACTGCCATGCTGTGTAAGGCCCCTGGCATCTTCCCGGGGCGGCCCCAGCCACGGGCCCAGGGCGAGCACCCTGATGAGTTTGGCTTCCTGCTGGACCACGTGCAGACAGCCCGCTCCCTCAACCGGTCCTCCTTCACCTACTACCCTGACCCCAGCTTTGAGCCACTTGGGCCCTCCGGCGTCCTGGATGTCAAACCTGGCTCCCACGTGGTGTTGAAG GGCAAGAACCTGATCCCCGCGGCAGCGGGCAGCTCCCGCCTCAACTACACGGTGCTGATTGGGGGCCAGCCGTGTGCCCTCACCGTCTCGGACACGCAACTCCTGTGTGACTCACCCAGCCAGACGGGCCGGCAGCCTGTCATG GTGCTGGTGGGCGGCCTGGAGTTCTGGCTGGGCACCCTACACATCACAGCCGAGCGGGCGCTGACCCTGCCGGCCATGGTGGGGCTGGCGGCCGGGGGCGGGCTCTTGCTGCTGGCCATCACCGCCGTGCTGGTCGCCTACAAGCGCAAGACTCAGGATGCGGACCGCACGCTCAAGCGGCTCCAGCTCCAGATGGACAACTTGGAGTCCCGCGTGGCTCTGGAATGCAAGGAAG ccTTTGCCGAGCTGCAGACGGACATCAACGAGCTGACGAACCACATGGACGTGGTGCAGATCCCGTTCCTGGACTACCGGACCTATGCCGTGCGCGTGCTCTTCCCAGGCATCGAGGCCCACCCGGTGCTCAAGGAGCTGGAT ACGCCCCCTAATGTCGAGAAGGCTCTGCGCCTGTTCGGGCAGCTGCTGCACAGCCGCGCCTTCGTGCTCACCTTCATTCACACGCTGGAGGCCCAGAGTAGCTTCTCCATGCGGGACCGCGGCACCGTGGCTTCGCTCACCATGGTGGCCCTACAGAGCCGCCTGGATTACGCCACGGGGCTGCTCAAACAACTGCTGGCAGACCTCATCGAGAAAAACCTCGAGAGCAAGAACCATCCAAAGCTGCTGCTGCGCAG GACGGAGTCAGTGGCTGAGAAGATGCTTACCAACTGGTTCACGTTCCTGCTGCATAAGTTTCTGAAG GAGTGCGCGGGGGAGCCGCTCTTTCTGCTCTACTGCGCCATCAAGCAGCAGATGGAGAAGGGCCCCATCGACGCCATCACGGGCGAGGCGCGCTACTCCCTGAGTGAGGATAAGCTCATTCGGCAGCAGATTGACTACAAGACGCTG ACCCTGTACTGCGTGTGCCCGGAGAGTGAGGGCAGCGCTCAGGTCCCCGTGAAGGTTCTCAACTGCGACAGCATCACCCAGGCCAAAGACAAGCTGCTGGATGCCGTGTACAAGGGCATCCCCTACTCCCAGCGTCCCAAGGCCGAGGACATGGACCTGG AGTGGCGCCAGGGCCGCATGGCCCGCATCATCCTCCAGGATGAGGATGTCACCACCAAGATCGAGTGTGACTGGAAGAGGGTCAACTCGCTGGCCCACTACCAG GTGACAGATGGTTCCTTGGTGGCACTGGTGCCCAAACAAGTGTCCGCCTATAACATGGCCAACTCCTTCACCTTTACCCGCTCCCTCAGCCGCTACG AGAGCCTGCTCCGCACGGCCAGCAGCCCCGACAGCCTCCGCTCTCGGGCGCCCATGATCACGCCTGACCAGGAGACGGGCACCAAGCTGTGGCACCTGGTGAAGAACCACGACCACGCTGACCACCGCGAGGGGGACCGTGGCAGCAAGATGGTCTCCGAGATCTACCTGACGCGGCTGCTGGCCACCAAG GGCACGCTGCAGAAGTTTGTGGATGACCTCTTTGAGACGGTGTTCAGCACGGCGCACCGGGGCtcggccctgcccctggccatcAAGTACATGTTCGACTTCCTCGATGAGCAGGCCGACCAGCGCCAGATCAGTGACCCTGACGTCCGCCACACCTGGAAGAGCAACTG